CGACGGAGTAGGTAAAAAACAAATTTCATTTGCATCTCCATATCCTGGAAAAATAATTCCGATTGATTTAACCCAGTTTGGTGGAAAATTCATTTGTCAGAAAGATGCTTTTTTGTGTGCAGCAAAAGGAGTTTCTATTGGTATTGAGTTTTCTAAAAAGCTAGGTAGAGGTTTGTTTGGAGGCGAAGGTTTTATCATGCAAAAGATAGAAGGTGATGGTTTAGGCTTTATTCATGCAGGAGGTACCATGGCTAAAAAAGTATTGCAACCAGGAGAAGTTTTAAAAGTAGACACAGGATGTATTGTTGGTTTTACACAAGATGTACAGTATGATATTGAGTTTGTTGGTGGTATAAAAAACACCATTTTTGGTGGCGAAGGAATGTTTTTTGCTTCTTTACGCGGACCAGGAACGGTCTATATACAATCTTTACCATTTAGTAGATTGGCAGGAAGAGTCCTTTCTATGGCACCAAGGTCTGGAAACGGAAGTAGAGGAGAAGGCAGTGTTTTAGGAGGTATAGGAGATTTGTTAGATGGAGATAATCGATTTTAGAAACAAACCTACTTTTTGGGGTTGAATCTATTTTTATTGATATTTTAAATAAGAATTTAATATAGGAATACGTATATTTCATTTTTATTATAAATAATCAAAAGATACCTTTTATGTCTACTACTGTTCAGCAGCCGTCCGAAACAAAAAATAATACACTTATTCCTATACTTATTATTGCAGGATTATTTTTTATTTTTGGGTTTGTTACTTGGATCAACGGAGCGTTAATTCCGTTTATGAAAACCATTAATGAGCTTACGGATGCACAGTCTTATTTAGTAGCATCTGCATCTTATATTTCTTTTGTGGTAATGGCTTTGCCTGCATCTTATGTAATTAACAAAATTGGTTACAAAAAAGGGATGTCTTTAGGTTTAATTGTGATGGCAATTGGTGCTTTATTGTTTATTCCGGCTGCAGAAGCAAGAACTTACTGGATGTTTTTATCGGCAATTTTTATTCAAGGAATCGGAATGACATTGTTACAAACCGCTTCTAATCCTTACATCACTATTTTAGGACCTATAGAAAGTGCTGCAAAACGTATTTCAATTATGGGAATTGCTAATAAAGTAGCAGGATCTTTAGGTTCTGTAATCTTCGGAGCAATTTTATTATCAGGCATAAAAGAAATTAAAGACAAATTAAATGTTGTAGACGAAGCTGAAAAAGCAAGTTTATTAGATACGATGGCAGATAGTGTTGTTACGCCTTATATTGTAATGGCTGTTATTTTATTTGTGTTGGGTATTTTAATTAGAAAAGCACCTTTACCACATGTAGAAGCGCAACCAATTGAAGTATCTAAATCTGGAGAAAAAACCAAAACGAGCATCTTTCAATTTCCTCATTTATGGTTGGGTGTTTTAGCATTGTTTTTATATGTAGGTGCAGAGGTTATTGCTGGTGATACAATTATTTCTTATGGAATTTCTCTAGATATTCCTGTAGAACAAGCCAAATTTTTTACCACCTATACATTAATGGCAATGGTGGCTACCTATGCTTTAGGCGCCTTTTTAATACCTAAATATATTACACAATCTTTCGCTTTAAAAGCAAGTGCAATTCTTGGTATTGTATTCTCATTTTGTATTATGTATGCAACCGGATTTACATCGGTGCTTTTTGTGGCTGCTTTAGGAATTGCAAATGCATTGGTTTGGCCTGCAATTTGGCCATTGGCATTAACAGGTTTAGGTAAGTTTACAGAAAGAGGGTCTGCTTTGTTAATTATGGCAATTTCTGGTGGCGCTATTATTCCGCCCTTGTATGGTTTTATTGTCGATAATAAAAAAGAAGATTTAATAATATCTGGCGTAAATGAAGTGAATGCATTGGCAGAAGCTTCTTCTTTTGGGTATTGGATTCTGTTACCTTGTTATATCATTATTCTTTATTATGCTTTTGGTGGACATAAAGTTGGTTTGAAAAAAGGGTAGATTGTTTGGAAAAAAGGGGGTGTACAGCATTAGGAAAGACCGATAGAATATCGGATATTTGAATTATAAAAAGAATAATATGGCAACAGTTGACAAAATAAGAACTGCATTAATTGACAAAATTCTATCGATTAACAATAAAGATTTTTTAGAAGCTCTTGATAAACTAATTTCATCAAGTAAATTTGAATTAGAAATCGTAGAATTAACGGATGAGCAAAAGTTAATGTTGGAAATGAGTGAAAATGATATAAAAACTGGAAAACTCATTTCTCAAGAAGCAATGAATAAAAGGAATCTTGAATGGCTAAACGCAATATAGTTTGGACAAGAACGGCTGACATTCAATTCGTGGGAATTTTAGAATATTGGGTTAAAAAGAATAAATCGAATAGATTTTCAAAAAAACTTTTGAAATTAGTTACTGAAAGAACCTCACAGATTTCTGAAAATCCTTTTATTTATAAGTCAACTGATTTTAAAGATGTTAGAATCGCTTCTTTAAGAAATTTTAGTATTTATTACAAAGTTACTGATGAACAAATATTAGTTACTGCCTTTTGGGATAATCGACAAAATCTGAAAAAACTTTTGAAAATTATGGAGAATGAAAAATAACGTTACATAGTACCATCTGTAGTTTATTGTTTGGTTATCGCTTATTTATGTAAATTATTACGAATTTTCTATTCTGTTTTTATTTACTAAATTAGTTGCTTAAAACACGAAACAAACCATATACAATCACATTCTACACAATTTGGTTGCGTTACCAAGATTAGGTATATTTGAATAAATTAGATTTTAAATGGGAAAAAACACATCAATATCAATCGGAAACTATTTTGAAGATTTTATTAAACAAGAAGTAAAATCAGGAAGATATAGCTCAGTAAGTGAAGTAATTCGTTCAGCATTACGTTTGCTAGAAAGTGAAGAAAATAAAGAAAGAGAATTAATTAAAGCTCTTGAAGTTGGAGAAGAAAGCGGTTTTGTTGAAAATTTCGATCCAAAGCAAAACCTAGCCGAATTACATCGTAAACATTTATGAGTATAAACAAATACAGAATAAGTGAACAAGCAATTAAGGATTTAAATGATATTTGGGTTTATACTTTTTACAAGTGGTCTAAAAAACAAGCGGATAGGTATTACGACCTAATAATCGGAGAAATTGAATTTATATCTGATAACTTTATGATTGGGAAATCGGCTGAACAAACTCGAGAAAATTACAGATATTCAAAAATTAACTCTCATCTAATTTTTTACAGAAAAGCAGAAAATGAAATTGTGGAAATTGTTAGAATTTTGGACCAGAGAATGGATCTGAAAAAACAACTGAAATAACAACTGCGTAGAACGCCGTGTATAAAAAAGTACTTATTTTTAGCTTTATCAAAATTAGCCACATTTCTGTAAACTCATCTTTTACTACATAAAGATATTTAATACAAACTAAAGAAACAACATTCTAAATATTCGCTTTTATCATTCTATCATTTCCAATAAAGTCCTTCTTTAGTTCGATATTTTTAAAACCTTGTTTCTGTAACATTTCTACAGTTTCTTTTCCTAAATATTGATTGATTTCAAAAAACAACAATCCGTTTTTAGTAAGACCTTGTTTTGCTAAAGAAGCAATCTTTTTATAGAAAATTAATGGGTTATGGTCATCAACAAACAGCGCTAAATGAGGTTCGTTTTGCAAAACATTATTATTTACTTCTACCTTTTCTAATTCTCTAACATAAGGCGGATTAGAAACAACGATATCATACTCTTGTGGTAATTTTGCTGCATCTAAAATGTCTATTTCTAAAAAAGAAATAGCGACGTTATTTAAAAGAGCATTTTGTTGTGCTACTTTTAGGGCTTCTGATGAAACATCGATTGCAGAAAGGGTTACGTTCTTTAAATTTTTAGCCAGAGAAATTGGTATGCAGCCAGTTCCGGTACCAATATCTAGAATTTTTAGTTTTTGGTCTGGGTTCTTGCTTCTTAATTTTGGTGTCTCGTTAATAACCCATTCTACCAATTCTTCAGTTTCTGGTCTCGGAATTAAAGTGTTCTCATTTACCTTAAAAGGCAATCCATAAAATTCAGTTTCACCTAAAATATATTGTATAGGTTCTTCTGTTTTTAATCTTTTAACAATCACTTTTAATTCTGATAAAGCTTCATCAATAATTAAAAAATCGGGTTTCATTACAGTATCAATTCTTTGTAAATTGAGTTTTGCCTCAATCAACAAAAAAAAGAAAGCATCAATTTCTGTCTTTGGATAGATTTCTGAAAGTGCTTCTGTAAAATAAAGTCTAAAATCTTTTAATATCATAATTTTTTTAGCATCCAAACTGGGCAAGAATAGTGTCCGGTATTTCCCATGGGTTTATCAAGATTTATAAAACCATTTTTCTTATACAATGCTTGTGCAGCATCCATATAAGGCATCGTTTCTAAATAACAATTTTCAAAACCAATCGATTTTGCTTTTTCTAAACAAGTTTCAATTAATTTAGAACCTAAACCTTTTCCTCTAGTAATTGGCAAGAAATACATTTTTTGAAGTTCGCAAGTTTTACCTTCAAAATTATCTAATTGAGCAATTCCTGCACCACCCACAACCTTGTTTTTGTGTTCTATAACATAATAAAAAGAGGTTGGTTTCTCAAAGTTTTCAAACATTTTATCGGTAGCTTTATCTTCGTAAGCAGTGCCAATTTTTGGAGCGCCCATCTCTAAAAGAACCTCTCTAATTACCATTGCTATTTGTGCATTGTCCTTAGGTAGAATTTCTCTAATGATAAAATCTTTACTTGTCATTTATTACTGTATTTTTGCAAGAGCAATTTACCTAATTTTTTAATGAATTAAGATGAAAAATCATTTATATTTTATACTTTTATTTCTTGTTTTTACAAGCTGTTCTGTAAGTGAAAAGCCTATTTTTATTAAGGTAGATAATGTAAAAGTTTCTAGTTTTACAGGAGATACAATCCGTTTAAAAGCCAATGCTTTTTTTACAAACCCAAATGATGTTGGTGGTAAAATTGCAACCGATGAAATTAAAGTAATTGTAAATGGAGTAGAGGTTGCACAGGTTTCTTCGGATGAGTTTGAAGTACCTGCAAGAAAGGAATTTACGATACCACTAAAAGTGGCAATTCCTGCTAAAAAAGTATTTGATAATAATAAAAATGGTGTTCTAGGAGGCTTGTTAAATTCGTTTTTAAAGAAATCTATAGAGGTTCAATTTAAAGGTGATTTAAAATATAAAGTTTTTGGTTTTTCTAGCGAATATCCAATAGATGAAATACAGAATATTAAATTTTAATTTAGAGTTATCAACCATAAAAAATACATAGAACGCTGTTTGCAAATTGCCCAAAACGGCATTGGGGCTTCTCGTCCTAATCCTTCTGTGGGTGCGGTTGTTGTTTATCAGGATACAATTATTGGAGAAGGTTTTACATCGCCTTATGGGGGCAATCATGCAGAGGTAAATGCAATTGGTGCTGTAAAAGACAAATCGCTTTTAAAAAAGGCTACAATTTATGTAACCCTAGAACCTTGTTCTCACTTTGGAAAAACACCACCTTGTGCAGATTTAATTGTAAAAAACAAACTTAAAAATGTAGTTATTGGTTGCGTAGATTCTAATAGTTTGGTAGCTGGTAAAGGAATTGAGCGTCTTATAAATGCAGGAATAAATGTTATAGTTGGTGTTTTAGAAGACGAATGTAGAGCACGTCACAAACGATTTTTTACGGTTCAAGATAAAAAAAGACCTTATATTATTTTAAAATGGGCACAAACTAAAAATGGTTTTGTGGCTCCGTTAACAAAAGATGCCCAGAAACCTGTTTGGATTTCTAACCAATATTCGCAACAATTGGTACATAAATGGAGAAGTGAAGAACACGCAATTTTAGTAGGGACAAATACGGTAATTGCAGACAATCCTAAATTAAATGTAAGGAGTTGGTCTGGTAAAAACCCTGTAAGAATTGTTTTAGATCGTACTTTAAGAGCACC
The nucleotide sequence above comes from Polaribacter butkevichii. Encoded proteins:
- a CDS encoding sugar MFS transporter; amino-acid sequence: MSTTVQQPSETKNNTLIPILIIAGLFFIFGFVTWINGALIPFMKTINELTDAQSYLVASASYISFVVMALPASYVINKIGYKKGMSLGLIVMAIGALLFIPAAEARTYWMFLSAIFIQGIGMTLLQTASNPYITILGPIESAAKRISIMGIANKVAGSLGSVIFGAILLSGIKEIKDKLNVVDEAEKASLLDTMADSVVTPYIVMAVILFVLGILIRKAPLPHVEAQPIEVSKSGEKTKTSIFQFPHLWLGVLALFLYVGAEVIAGDTIISYGISLDIPVEQAKFFTTYTLMAMVATYALGAFLIPKYITQSFALKASAILGIVFSFCIMYATGFTSVLFVAALGIANALVWPAIWPLALTGLGKFTERGSALLIMAISGGAIIPPLYGFIVDNKKEDLIISGVNEVNALAEASSFGYWILLPCYIIILYYAFGGHKVGLKKG
- a CDS encoding GNAT family N-acetyltransferase, translating into MTSKDFIIREILPKDNAQIAMVIREVLLEMGAPKIGTAYEDKATDKMFENFEKPTSFYYVIEHKNKVVGGAGIAQLDNFEGKTCELQKMYFLPITRGKGLGSKLIETCLEKAKSIGFENCYLETMPYMDAAQALYKKNGFINLDKPMGNTGHYSCPVWMLKKL
- a CDS encoding type II toxin-antitoxin system RelE/ParE family toxin, coding for MAKRNIVWTRTADIQFVGILEYWVKKNKSNRFSKKLLKLVTERTSQISENPFIYKSTDFKDVRIASLRNFSIYYKVTDEQILVTAFWDNRQNLKKLLKIMENEK
- a CDS encoding LEA type 2 family protein, encoding MKNHLYFILLFLVFTSCSVSEKPIFIKVDNVKVSSFTGDTIRLKANAFFTNPNDVGGKIATDEIKVIVNGVEVAQVSSDEFEVPARKEFTIPLKVAIPAKKVFDNNKNGVLGGLLNSFLKKSIEVQFKGDLKYKVFGFSSEYPIDEIQNIKF
- a CDS encoding type II toxin-antitoxin system RelE/ParE family toxin yields the protein MSINKYRISEQAIKDLNDIWVYTFYKWSKKQADRYYDLIIGEIEFISDNFMIGKSAEQTRENYRYSKINSHLIFYRKAENEIVEIVRILDQRMDLKKQLK
- a CDS encoding type II toxin-antitoxin system ParD family antitoxin, whose product is MGKNTSISIGNYFEDFIKQEVKSGRYSSVSEVIRSALRLLESEENKERELIKALEVGEESGFVENFDPKQNLAELHRKHL
- a CDS encoding TIGR00266 family protein — protein: MFQDKIPQNSSNRNAHEIDYKIFGEEMQFVEIELDPQEGVVAEAGTFMMMDDNIKMNTILGDGSNQETGLLGKIFSAGKRILTGESLFMTVFTNDGVGKKQISFASPYPGKIIPIDLTQFGGKFICQKDAFLCAAKGVSIGIEFSKKLGRGLFGGEGFIMQKIEGDGLGFIHAGGTMAKKVLQPGEVLKVDTGCIVGFTQDVQYDIEFVGGIKNTIFGGEGMFFASLRGPGTVYIQSLPFSRLAGRVLSMAPRSGNGSRGEGSVLGGIGDLLDGDNRF
- the ribD gene encoding bifunctional diaminohydroxyphosphoribosylaminopyrimidine deaminase/5-amino-6-(5-phosphoribosylamino)uracil reductase RibD, with amino-acid sequence MNHKKYIERCLQIAQNGIGASRPNPSVGAVVVYQDTIIGEGFTSPYGGNHAEVNAIGAVKDKSLLKKATIYVTLEPCSHFGKTPPCADLIVKNKLKNVVIGCVDSNSLVAGKGIERLINAGINVIVGVLEDECRARHKRFFTVQDKKRPYIILKWAQTKNGFVAPLTKDAQKPVWISNQYSQQLVHKWRSEEHAILVGTNTVIADNPKLNVRSWSGKNPVRIVLDRTLRAPKNLSVFDGSVKTIVITEKQECLFDGSGELFIETIKFSNNLAGQICEVLQKHKIQSVIIEGGTQTLQTFIDEDLWDEARVFVGKVAFKEGVKAPFFNKAIKEKINIKTDVLKIYTND
- the prmC gene encoding peptide chain release factor N(5)-glutamine methyltransferase, whose product is MILKDFRLYFTEALSEIYPKTEIDAFFFLLIEAKLNLQRIDTVMKPDFLIIDEALSELKVIVKRLKTEEPIQYILGETEFYGLPFKVNENTLIPRPETEELVEWVINETPKLRSKNPDQKLKILDIGTGTGCIPISLAKNLKNVTLSAIDVSSEALKVAQQNALLNNVAISFLEIDILDAAKLPQEYDIVVSNPPYVRELEKVEVNNNVLQNEPHLALFVDDHNPLIFYKKIASLAKQGLTKNGLLFFEINQYLGKETVEMLQKQGFKNIELKKDFIGNDRMIKANI